From the genome of Thermodesulfovibrionales bacterium, one region includes:
- a CDS encoding copper resistance CopC family protein has protein sequence MNFRLTVIGFLLVFLSSLPEASWGHAFPDHSDPKVGATITVSPDRVRIWFDSALEPAFSAIMVHGADGKMVDRRDGRVNPSDPTLLEVSVPLLPPGTYRVYWNVVARDGHRTTGDYSFTIK, from the coding sequence ATGAATTTCAGATTGACCGTTATCGGATTTCTCTTGGTGTTTCTCTCTTCTTTGCCGGAAGCATCCTGGGGCCATGCCTTTCCGGACCATTCCGATCCGAAAGTGGGAGCGACGATAACGGTTTCTCCAGACCGCGTGCGCATCTGGTTTGACAGCGCCCTGGAGCCGGCATTCTCTGCGATAATGGTTCATGGTGCCGATGGTAAGATGGTGGACAGAAGGGACGGGCGGGTGAATCCATCAGATCCGACTCTCCTTGAAGTTTCCGTCCCTCTTCTCCCCCCAGGCACGTATCGTGTTTATTGGAATGTCGTTGCGAGGGACGGGCACCGGACCACGGGCGACTATTCCTTTACGATCAAATGA